One Carassius auratus strain Wakin unplaced genomic scaffold, ASM336829v1 scaf_tig00214237, whole genome shotgun sequence genomic region harbors:
- the LOC113091593 gene encoding protein Simiate-like translates to MEDSEKKAPSVIDRYFTRWYRTDLKGKSCEDYCILQHSNRICVITLAESHPILQNGRKIKNINYQISDGCSRLKNKVSGKSKRGGQFLTEFAPLCRITCTDEQEYTIFSCIRGRLLEVNEAILNKPDLLLEKPSTEGYIAVILPKFEESKSVTEGLLTREQYEEVLTKRIQQKPC, encoded by the exons ATGGAAGACAGTGAAAAGAAAGCCCCATCGGTGATCGATCGATATTTCACGCGCTGGTATAGAACTG ATCTAAAGGGAAAATCATGTGAGGATTACTGCATTTTACAGCACTCCAACag GATATGCGTCATCACACTTGCGGAGTCTCATCCTATCCTTCAGAACGGACGaaaaatcaaaaacataaactACCAGATCAGTGATGGATGCAGTCGTCTGAAGAACAAGGTGTCTGGAAAGTCAAAGCGA GGTGGTCAGTTCCTGACGGAGTTTGCTCCACTGTGTAGAATAACGTGCACAGATGAACAGGAGTACACTATATTCAG CTGTATCAGAGGACGTCTCCTAGAAGTAAATGAAGCCATTCTGAACAAGCCAGATCTGTTATTAGAAAAG ccTTCCACAGAGGGATACATTGCCGTTATATTACCTAAATTTGAAGAGAGTAAGAGTGTCACTGAAGGCCTTCTGACCAGAGAACAATACGAAGAGGTTCTGACGAAAAGAATCCAACAAAAGCCTTGCTGA